A single Pedobacter sp. PACM 27299 DNA region contains:
- the ppk1 gene encoding polyphosphate kinase 1 — translation MTRKKAPFLNREISWLYFNERVLQEAADETVPLIERIKFLSIFSSNLEEFYRVRVATMSRLANLNEKAKALLGFNPKKILNEIKNIVVRQERKFELLFQATLINELAQNRIFILNETQLNVARGEFVRNHFRDKILSNLVPIMIDLEKPFPELKDRYLYFFVRLSKASSKTSARYALIELPPNLPRFLVLPETNGLKFIILAEDIIKYCLDDIFYVFNYDVIDAYSIQLTRDAELDIDKKVSDKFIEELKSSLDKRKRGKPMRLLYDTEMPFEMLTVLLNKMKIEAESLIPGNRYHRFGDFIAFPNVGGKELEYPPNVPLKVAGLHRTESIFNKLAEKDYLVNLPYQSYDYIILFLREAAIDPKVTEINITLYRLAENSKVVNALINAAKNGKKVNCLVELKARFDEKANIFWSTRLKEEGVNVNYGLTDYKVHSKICLVKRMEKGKAVYYANLATGNFNEKTAGIYCDHSIFTAKKEITQDLVKLFDGLNKKTVVSGFKHLIVSPLETRTKFYQLIDREIKIAKSGKPAYMILKVNSLADEGIVEKLYEASNAGVQVKMIVRGICTLVPGVVGYSENITVISIIDKFLEHARVFIFGNNGKEEMFLSSADLMSRNFEHRVEVGFPVLDEEVKQEIRDIIEFQLQDNVKARDITKMNNNKYHKNRLKTKVRAQVQTYNYLKNKHQ, via the coding sequence ATGACACGAAAAAAGGCACCATTCCTAAATAGAGAGATCAGCTGGTTATATTTTAACGAGCGGGTTTTGCAGGAAGCGGCGGATGAAACTGTACCCTTGATAGAAAGGATCAAATTCCTTTCTATCTTTTCTTCCAATCTGGAGGAGTTTTATAGGGTGAGGGTAGCCACTATGAGCCGTTTGGCAAATCTGAATGAAAAAGCGAAGGCCTTATTGGGTTTCAACCCTAAAAAGATCCTAAATGAAATAAAGAATATTGTGGTGCGACAGGAGCGGAAATTTGAATTGCTTTTCCAAGCCACACTGATCAATGAACTGGCACAGAACAGGATTTTTATCCTCAATGAAACACAATTAAATGTGGCTAGAGGTGAGTTTGTAAGGAACCATTTTAGAGATAAAATCCTTTCTAACCTCGTGCCCATTATGATCGATCTGGAAAAACCCTTCCCTGAGCTAAAAGACAGGTATCTTTATTTCTTCGTGCGCCTTTCAAAGGCCTCTTCTAAAACAAGTGCCAGATATGCACTCATAGAATTGCCCCCAAATCTTCCCCGATTCCTTGTATTACCAGAAACCAATGGATTAAAGTTTATCATTTTGGCTGAGGATATTATTAAATACTGTCTGGACGATATTTTTTATGTATTTAATTATGACGTTATTGACGCTTATTCTATACAACTGACCAGAGATGCAGAATTAGATATCGATAAAAAAGTCAGTGATAAATTTATTGAAGAATTAAAGAGCAGTCTGGATAAGCGAAAAAGAGGGAAACCTATGCGACTTTTATACGATACGGAAATGCCTTTCGAGATGCTGACCGTATTGTTGAATAAGATGAAGATTGAAGCGGAGAGTTTGATTCCTGGAAATAGATACCATCGTTTTGGTGATTTTATTGCCTTCCCGAATGTAGGTGGGAAAGAGCTGGAATATCCGCCGAATGTTCCTTTGAAAGTAGCTGGATTACACCGTACAGAAAGTATTTTCAATAAGCTGGCAGAGAAAGATTACCTGGTAAACTTACCTTACCAATCTTATGATTATATCATTTTATTCTTAAGGGAGGCGGCAATTGATCCGAAGGTGACTGAGATTAACATCACCCTTTATCGCCTTGCCGAGAACTCAAAAGTGGTTAACGCCTTAATCAATGCCGCTAAAAACGGTAAAAAGGTAAACTGTCTGGTAGAGTTAAAAGCAAGATTTGATGAAAAGGCAAATATTTTCTGGAGCACGAGATTAAAAGAAGAAGGGGTAAATGTCAATTATGGATTGACGGATTATAAAGTACATTCGAAAATCTGTTTGGTTAAACGAATGGAAAAAGGGAAAGCTGTTTATTATGCCAACCTGGCCACTGGTAATTTCAATGAAAAAACCGCAGGCATCTATTGTGACCATAGTATTTTCACGGCAAAAAAGGAAATTACACAGGACCTGGTGAAACTGTTTGATGGCTTGAATAAAAAAACGGTGGTCAGCGGATTTAAGCATCTGATCGTTTCTCCACTGGAAACACGTACTAAATTTTATCAATTGATCGATCGTGAGATTAAGATCGCCAAGTCAGGGAAACCTGCTTATATGATCTTAAAAGTAAACAGTCTTGCGGATGAGGGAATTGTAGAGAAATTATATGAGGCCAGCAATGCAGGAGTTCAGGTAAAGATGATCGTGAGAGGAATCTGCACCTTGGTGCCCGGAGTGGTTGGTTATAGTGAAAATATCACAGTCATCAGTATCATCGACAAATTTCTGGAGCATGCCAGGGTTTTCATTTTTGGGAATAATGGCAAAGAAGAGATGTTTCTCTCTTCTGCAGATCTGATGAGCAGGAATTTCGAGCACCGCGTTGAGGTTGGTTTTCCAGTGCTGGATGAAGAGGTGAAACAAGAAATTCGTGACATCATTGAATTTCAGCTTCAGGACAATGTGAAAGCCCGGGACATCACGAAAATGAACAATAATAAGTACCATAAAAATAGACTTAAAACAAAGGTAAGGGCACAGGTTCAAACCTATAATTACTTAAAAAATAAACATCAATAA
- a CDS encoding YajQ family cyclic di-GMP-binding protein has product MPTFDIVSKVDAQTFDNAMNNAKKEILNRYDFNTSKSTIDHDKKTNQITIVTEDDMRLKAIQDAIISRMVKQGLDSNSLDFGKETYASGNMIRKEISIKEGIDKETAKKIVAKIKASGLKVQASMMDDQVRVQSKSIDDLQGVIALCKGEDFGQPLQFINMRN; this is encoded by the coding sequence ATGCCCACTTTCGATATTGTAAGTAAAGTTGACGCGCAAACATTTGATAACGCGATGAACAATGCCAAAAAAGAAATCCTAAATCGTTATGATTTCAATACTTCTAAGAGTACAATTGATCATGATAAGAAAACTAACCAGATCACGATTGTTACTGAAGATGATATGCGTTTAAAAGCGATTCAGGATGCTATCATCTCCAGAATGGTTAAACAAGGACTAGACTCCAACAGTTTGGACTTTGGAAAAGAAACCTATGCTTCTGGAAATATGATCAGAAAAGAGATTTCAATCAAAGAAGGTATCGACAAAGAAACTGCTAAAAAAATTGTTGCAAAAATAAAAGCCAGTGGATTAAAAGTTCAGGCGTCTATGATGGATGACCAGGTTCGAGTACAGAGTAAGAGCATTGATGACCTACAGGGTGTCATTGCACTTTGTAAAGGTGAAGATTTTGGCCAGCCATTACAATTCATCAACATGCGTAATTAA
- a CDS encoding GNAT family N-acetyltransferase: protein MEIIDSGFVYSDDPQKIDPIAIHHFLSTQSYWAQNIPLETVKKSIAHSLCFGIYTEGKQVGFARWITDRATFAYMADVYVEEIYRGQGLAKKLMSLMLFHPDLQGLRRYMLATVDAHGLYTQFGFKQIDHPDRLMAIVIKDPYLDNE from the coding sequence ATGGAAATTATTGATAGTGGATTTGTTTATTCTGATGATCCTCAGAAAATTGATCCGATTGCCATTCATCATTTTTTAAGTACCCAATCTTATTGGGCACAAAATATCCCGCTGGAAACGGTAAAAAAGTCTATTGCACATTCTTTGTGTTTTGGCATTTATACGGAAGGAAAACAGGTTGGTTTTGCAAGATGGATTACCGATCGGGCAACCTTTGCTTATATGGCAGATGTCTATGTAGAAGAAATTTACCGCGGCCAAGGCCTGGCAAAAAAGCTGATGTCCTTAATGCTTTTTCATCCAGACCTGCAAGGATTAAGAAGGTATATGCTGGCTACAGTGGATGCCCACGGTTTATATACTCAATTTGGATTCAAACAAATAGACCACCCGGATCGGCTGATGGCTATCGTCATTAAAGACCCCTACCTGGATAACGAATAG
- a CDS encoding ABC transporter ATP-binding protein → MLNVTNLHIEFLNKDEKSWHNAVSDISFRVDKGKVLGIVGESGSGKSVTSFSIMRLHDPLNTKITGDIEFDRIDLLQLSAEEIRKYRGNKIAMIFQEPMTSLNPVFTCGYQVQEAIMLHQNSSKALAKAKTIALFEEVQLPRPEQIFESYPHQLSGGQKQRVMIAMALSCNPELLIADEPTTALDVTVQKTILQLLMRIKKERDMAMIFISHDLAVITEIADQIAVMYKGQIVEQGPTKSIFEAPKHPYTKGLLACRPNPMQLLKKLPVVADFLSGDPALAAAHLLESNTYQPQEISERRTFLYGQSPILQVKNLCTWFPIRKGLFGKTTDYVKAVDQVSFEVFPGETLGLVGESGCGKTTLGRSILRLINPTSGQLIFEEKELCKLPKSELRKIRRDIQIIFQDPYSSLNPRLTIGNALMEPLQVHELFDNDTKRKAHVMELLERVDLNPDTYNKYPHEFSGGQRQRIVIARALALQPKFIICDESVSALDVSVQAQVLNLLRQLQQDFGLTYIFISHDLSVVKHLSDRIIVMNKGKIEELDFPEEIYFHPKAEYTKKLIAAIPGFSPKDQD, encoded by the coding sequence ATGCTAAACGTCACCAACCTCCATATAGAATTCCTGAATAAAGATGAAAAATCCTGGCACAATGCGGTGAGCGACATTAGTTTCCGTGTAGACAAAGGAAAAGTTTTGGGAATCGTTGGAGAATCGGGATCAGGAAAATCTGTCACCTCTTTTTCGATTATGCGGCTTCATGATCCTTTAAATACAAAGATTACCGGAGATATTGAATTTGATCGAATCGACTTACTGCAGCTTTCTGCCGAGGAAATCCGCAAGTATAGGGGCAATAAAATTGCCATGATTTTTCAGGAACCTATGACTTCTTTGAATCCGGTATTTACCTGTGGCTACCAGGTTCAGGAAGCGATTATGCTCCACCAAAACAGCTCAAAAGCATTGGCTAAAGCCAAGACTATTGCCTTATTTGAGGAAGTACAATTGCCGCGACCAGAACAAATCTTTGAAAGCTATCCGCATCAGCTTTCCGGCGGACAAAAGCAAAGGGTGATGATTGCGATGGCACTAAGTTGTAACCCGGAACTTTTAATCGCCGATGAGCCCACTACAGCGCTGGATGTGACTGTCCAAAAAACGATCCTCCAACTGCTCATGCGGATAAAAAAAGAAAGGGATATGGCTATGATTTTCATCTCCCATGATTTGGCGGTAATCACTGAAATTGCCGATCAGATTGCAGTGATGTATAAAGGCCAAATCGTGGAACAAGGCCCAACAAAATCCATATTTGAGGCCCCAAAACACCCCTATACGAAAGGTCTCCTGGCTTGCAGGCCAAACCCGATGCAGCTGTTAAAGAAACTACCCGTAGTTGCTGATTTTTTATCCGGAGATCCAGCGCTTGCAGCCGCCCATCTTTTAGAAAGCAACACCTATCAGCCCCAGGAAATCAGCGAGAGAAGAACGTTTTTATATGGACAATCTCCAATTCTACAAGTCAAAAACTTATGTACCTGGTTTCCAATTCGCAAAGGTTTATTTGGAAAAACTACTGATTATGTAAAAGCCGTAGATCAGGTAAGCTTTGAGGTATTCCCTGGAGAAACACTTGGCCTCGTTGGAGAATCTGGCTGTGGCAAAACGACTTTGGGCAGGAGCATTTTAAGATTGATCAACCCAACTTCAGGCCAGTTGATTTTCGAAGAAAAAGAACTCTGTAAATTACCTAAATCTGAGCTAAGGAAAATAAGAAGAGACATACAGATCATCTTCCAGGACCCTTACTCCTCTTTAAACCCAAGATTAACCATTGGCAATGCTTTAATGGAACCTTTACAGGTACATGAGCTATTCGATAACGATACAAAAAGAAAAGCCCATGTCATGGAACTTCTGGAAAGAGTAGATTTAAATCCGGATACCTACAATAAATATCCTCATGAATTTTCTGGCGGCCAAAGGCAGCGTATTGTGATCGCAAGAGCATTGGCTTTACAACCAAAATTTATCATTTGTGATGAATCCGTATCCGCACTTGACGTGTCTGTTCAGGCACAGGTACTGAATTTATTAAGACAGTTACAGCAGGATTTCGGCCTTACTTACATCTTTATTTCGCATGATCTTTCTGTGGTAAAACATCTTTCTGATCGGATTATTGTGATGAACAAAGGCAAAATAGAAGAATTGGATTTTCCAGAAGAGATTTACTTCCATCCAAAAGCGGAGTATACTAAGAAACTAATTGCGGCAATACCTGGCTTTTCTCCTAAAGATCAGGATTAA
- a CDS encoding mechanosensitive ion channel family protein → MITIDDKERETGKELIMILIKAVICMALIYFAIEVPQLYEKYLFLGKLNKACILFLGPSLLVSVLRQVVIFWYIKKHRLKKTVKDNFILGINRVVSILNTAFMALALTTLFSVNPLDLVFSVSIVAAALAVTFKDYITNMINGLIIMFSDRLSLGDHIKLGEYEGKILDITLINMILQNEDSDMVIIPNSVAFSTVIVNQSKQNTKKLSIEFDLSLRHSYTPDFLEEYLEKAIENDADNVVEGGLSIKTIAINKDVAVFKVMVLLKHYDKVKERAVRRLLNTAIIQLASGSAEPEIH, encoded by the coding sequence TTGATAACTATAGACGATAAAGAGCGGGAAACAGGAAAAGAGCTGATCATGATCCTCATTAAGGCAGTGATTTGTATGGCACTGATTTATTTTGCGATCGAGGTTCCGCAATTGTATGAAAAATACCTTTTTCTCGGTAAATTAAACAAAGCCTGCATCTTGTTTTTAGGACCTAGTTTGCTGGTTTCCGTCCTTAGGCAAGTAGTGATTTTTTGGTATATCAAAAAGCACCGGTTAAAAAAGACGGTGAAGGACAATTTTATCCTGGGCATCAATAGGGTCGTGTCGATCTTAAATACGGCCTTTATGGCCTTGGCATTGACCACTTTGTTTAGTGTCAATCCTTTAGACCTGGTGTTCAGTGTATCCATTGTGGCGGCAGCTTTAGCAGTAACTTTTAAAGATTACATCACCAATATGATCAATGGGTTGATCATTATGTTTTCAGATCGATTGTCTTTAGGTGACCATATTAAATTGGGAGAGTATGAAGGTAAAATTCTGGACATTACGCTGATTAATATGATTCTTCAAAATGAAGACAGTGATATGGTGATCATTCCAAATTCAGTTGCTTTTAGTACTGTAATCGTGAATCAATCCAAGCAGAATACAAAGAAATTGAGCATAGAGTTTGACCTGTCACTGAGACACAGTTATACACCGGATTTTCTGGAGGAATATCTGGAAAAAGCGATTGAAAATGACGCTGATAACGTAGTAGAAGGTGGCTTGTCGATCAAAACGATTGCCATCAATAAAGATGTTGCCGTCTTTAAAGTGATGGTGCTTTTGAAACATTATGATAAGGTAAAAGAACGCGCCGTAAGGAGGTTGCTCAATACGGCAATTATCCAGTTGGCCAGTGGTTCAGCAGAGCCGGAAATTCATTAA
- the rnr gene encoding ribonuclease R, whose product MAKNKSSHLELVLIQLISDVLEKSNKEALNYKQVSAKLNITDSDAKETILDILKQQAKKGIFAEPERGKFRLKDLKTFIIGKVDMTADGAAFIVPDDEFEKDVFVSSRKLHNALHGDKVKVYIYAKKSGRKNEGEVVEIIQRAKTDFIGVIKISDRFAFVNVDDKKMLHDIFVPLSDLNGAKNGQKVQVSITDWPEGAKNPIGKISTILGEQGENNTEMNAILAQYGFPLSFPPEVEKEANAIPEQVSAAEIEGRRDFRDTVTFTIDPADAKDFDDAISFKKLDNGNYEIGVHIADVSHYVRPNSALDKEAYGRATSVYLVDRVIPMLPERLSNGVCSLRPNEDKLCFAAVFELDEKANIITQWFGRTVIHSNRRFSYEEAQEVIETKEGDHAEEILKLNELAYILREKKFKEGAISFESTEVKFKLDEYGKPIGVYVKERKDAHKLIEDYMLLANRKVAEFIAKKGKGKQKYTFIYRSHDSPNLETLNTFALFAARFGYKINTKSDKEIAKSLNYLMEDVEGKKEQNVLTQLAIRSMAKAVYTTKKTSHYGLAFDHYTHFTSPIRRYPDVMVHRLLAAYLNGEKSANEEEYEIAASHSSAMEKRAADAERASIKYKQAEYLEDNIGNTYTGIISGVTEWGMYIELMANKCEGMIRLRDLTDDFYVLDEKNYCIVGQRKKKTYQLGDEVQVKVKKVDLSKRQIDFSLIQ is encoded by the coding sequence ATGGCAAAAAATAAATCATCTCACTTAGAACTCGTTTTAATACAATTAATCAGCGACGTTCTGGAGAAAAGCAATAAAGAGGCCCTGAATTACAAACAGGTGTCTGCAAAATTAAACATTACAGATTCCGATGCTAAGGAAACCATCCTCGATATATTAAAGCAACAGGCTAAAAAAGGCATTTTCGCAGAACCTGAACGTGGCAAGTTCAGATTGAAAGACCTGAAAACATTTATCATTGGAAAAGTCGACATGACTGCCGATGGTGCGGCGTTTATCGTCCCTGACGATGAGTTTGAAAAAGATGTATTCGTCTCTTCCCGTAAACTTCACAATGCCCTGCATGGCGATAAGGTAAAAGTTTACATTTACGCCAAGAAAAGTGGACGTAAGAACGAAGGCGAAGTAGTCGAGATCATTCAACGTGCAAAAACTGACTTCATTGGTGTCATCAAGATCTCCGACCGGTTCGCTTTTGTAAACGTGGACGATAAGAAAATGCTGCATGATATTTTTGTTCCTTTGAGCGACCTTAACGGGGCAAAAAACGGGCAAAAAGTACAGGTTAGCATTACAGACTGGCCGGAAGGTGCAAAAAATCCGATCGGAAAGATCAGCACCATCCTTGGAGAACAAGGAGAGAACAATACAGAAATGAACGCAATTCTTGCGCAGTATGGCTTCCCTTTAAGCTTCCCACCAGAAGTAGAAAAAGAGGCTAATGCCATTCCTGAACAGGTTTCCGCTGCAGAAATTGAAGGCCGCAGAGATTTCAGAGATACCGTAACTTTCACGATTGACCCTGCCGATGCGAAAGATTTCGATGATGCCATTTCCTTTAAAAAACTGGACAATGGAAATTACGAAATCGGTGTGCACATTGCCGATGTTTCTCATTATGTAAGGCCAAATTCGGCGCTGGATAAAGAAGCGTATGGCAGAGCAACCTCTGTTTACCTCGTAGACCGTGTAATTCCAATGCTTCCGGAGCGTCTAAGCAATGGCGTATGCTCTTTACGTCCGAACGAAGATAAGCTGTGTTTCGCCGCTGTTTTTGAACTGGATGAAAAAGCAAATATCATCACCCAATGGTTTGGCCGTACGGTAATACATTCTAACAGACGATTCAGCTATGAAGAAGCGCAGGAAGTAATCGAAACCAAGGAGGGCGATCATGCAGAAGAAATTCTAAAACTGAATGAACTGGCCTATATCCTGAGGGAAAAGAAATTTAAAGAGGGTGCCATCAGTTTTGAAAGTACCGAGGTCAAATTCAAGCTTGATGAGTATGGCAAGCCGATTGGCGTGTACGTAAAAGAACGTAAAGATGCCCATAAACTGATTGAAGATTATATGCTGCTGGCCAATAGAAAAGTAGCGGAATTTATCGCCAAAAAAGGAAAAGGCAAGCAAAAATATACTTTCATTTACCGCTCTCATGATTCTCCGAATCTGGAAACCTTAAACACCTTCGCACTTTTTGCGGCACGTTTCGGCTACAAGATCAATACGAAATCAGATAAAGAGATTGCAAAATCTCTGAATTACCTGATGGAAGACGTGGAAGGTAAAAAAGAGCAAAACGTATTGACACAACTGGCTATTCGTTCCATGGCTAAGGCAGTTTATACCACTAAGAAAACCAGCCATTACGGCTTGGCATTCGACCATTATACCCACTTCACCTCTCCAATCAGACGTTACCCTGATGTGATGGTTCACCGTCTTCTTGCCGCTTATCTGAACGGAGAGAAATCTGCAAATGAAGAAGAATATGAAATTGCAGCTTCCCATTCTTCAGCGATGGAAAAACGTGCTGCTGATGCAGAACGCGCTTCGATCAAATACAAACAAGCGGAATACCTGGAAGATAACATTGGAAACACCTACACAGGAATCATTTCCGGCGTTACTGAATGGGGTATGTACATTGAACTAATGGCCAATAAGTGCGAGGGCATGATTCGCTTGAGAGACTTAACGGACGATTTCTATGTACTTGACGAGAAAAACTACTGTATTGTTGGACAGCGTAAAAAGAAAACTTATCAGCTGGGCGATGAAGTACAGGTAAAAGTGAAAAAAGTAGACCTCTCGAAAAGACAAATAGATTTTTCTTTAATCCAATAA
- a CDS encoding polyprenyl synthetase family protein, with translation MYTPSQLQEIIENAIYKIEYPAHPAKLYEPIRYIMSLGGKRIRPALVLMAADLFDTDIEQAIPAALAIETFHNFTLIHDDIMDNAPLRRGQQSVHEKWGVNNAILSGDVMMVESNKHLSMLAGNVLKDALDTFNATAQGVCEGQQLDMEFEERDVVGIAEYINMIRLKTAVLLGGAMKLGAQVAGASPEDAAQLYEFGENIGIAFQLQDDILDVYGDPEKFGKQVGGDIIANKKTMLLLKLKELAEPADLLEMEQQSSNTDFDDKIANMTILYNKYDIRGLASLEMRNYSDKAFQALSALAVPEERKKELILLSNQLMNREH, from the coding sequence ATGTATACTCCTTCCCAATTACAAGAAATTATAGAAAATGCTATTTATAAGATCGAATACCCAGCACATCCTGCAAAACTTTATGAGCCGATCCGATATATCATGAGCCTTGGTGGCAAAAGAATCAGACCAGCCTTAGTTTTAATGGCTGCTGATTTATTTGACACCGACATTGAGCAGGCGATCCCTGCTGCATTGGCCATCGAGACCTTTCATAATTTCACTTTAATTCATGACGATATTATGGACAATGCGCCATTGCGCAGAGGTCAGCAAAGTGTTCATGAAAAATGGGGGGTTAACAATGCCATACTTAGCGGCGATGTCATGATGGTAGAGTCCAACAAACACCTCTCTATGTTAGCTGGCAATGTGCTTAAAGACGCATTAGACACCTTTAACGCCACCGCCCAAGGTGTCTGTGAGGGTCAGCAGCTGGATATGGAGTTTGAAGAGCGTGACGTAGTGGGTATTGCAGAATACATCAATATGATTCGTTTAAAAACAGCGGTCTTATTAGGCGGGGCAATGAAACTTGGTGCTCAGGTTGCAGGTGCAAGCCCAGAAGATGCTGCACAGCTTTACGAGTTTGGAGAAAATATCGGAATTGCCTTCCAGTTACAGGATGATATTCTAGATGTTTATGGTGATCCGGAAAAATTTGGAAAACAGGTTGGCGGCGACATTATTGCCAATAAAAAGACCATGCTCCTGTTGAAACTAAAAGAACTGGCGGAGCCTGCGGATCTACTGGAAATGGAACAGCAAAGCAGCAACACTGATTTCGATGATAAAATTGCCAACATGACCATTTTATACAATAAGTATGACATCAGAGGTCTGGCCAGCCTGGAAATGAGAAACTACTCCGACAAAGCCTTCCAGGCTCTGAGCGCATTAGCGGTCCCTGAGGAACGAAAAAAAGAATTGATACTACTTTCTAATCAACTGATGAATAGAGAGCACTAA
- a CDS encoding ATP-binding response regulator, translated as MPIRRICEAADCSFFTIDKKYQLVSFKMEAQDYLDGFLLKSPSIGDSAVEIITQKYRKNFQSLLIRCFGGQSFSIVQRFGIENINDLFLQIIFTPLFKAGAADQVLCTLVNDNDRSGSLKMLGEYSHLTSHELRAPITNILSLSTLTNYQQLESFEMAKINQLLNDINLQAVKLDGIIKMLNSMMHKQEDEDLFAELTEKTDTNHIVLVDDDVITNRLHQMLIRKQYHEKKIALFNDPQIALGYIKENNPDLILLDLHMPEIDGWKFLQMMEEHQIFVDVIIVSSSIDPRERLRAKSFMCVKDFFVKPLTAEKVKQLLED; from the coding sequence ATGCCAATTAGAAGGATTTGCGAAGCTGCAGACTGCTCTTTTTTTACCATAGATAAAAAATACCAGCTGGTGTCTTTTAAAATGGAAGCACAGGACTACCTGGATGGCTTTCTGCTAAAATCTCCCTCAATTGGGGACTCAGCTGTGGAAATCATTACACAGAAATACAGAAAGAATTTTCAAAGTTTGCTGATCAGGTGTTTCGGCGGACAAAGTTTCAGCATTGTACAGCGATTTGGAATTGAGAATATCAATGATCTGTTTCTTCAGATTATTTTTACCCCTTTGTTTAAAGCAGGGGCTGCAGACCAGGTATTGTGTACACTGGTCAATGATAATGATCGGTCCGGCTCTCTGAAAATGCTGGGAGAGTATTCTCATCTGACCTCGCATGAATTGAGGGCGCCCATCACCAATATTCTGAGCCTTTCTACATTAACCAATTACCAGCAGCTAGAGAGCTTTGAAATGGCTAAAATCAATCAGTTGCTGAATGACATTAACCTGCAGGCCGTAAAATTGGATGGGATCATTAAGATGCTCAACTCTATGATGCATAAACAAGAGGATGAAGACCTCTTTGCAGAACTTACGGAAAAGACCGATACCAACCATATTGTGCTCGTAGATGATGATGTGATCACCAATAGACTGCATCAGATGCTGATTCGGAAACAATATCATGAAAAAAAAATAGCCTTGTTCAATGATCCTCAAATCGCTTTGGGATACATTAAAGAGAACAATCCCGATCTGATCCTGCTGGATCTGCACATGCCCGAAATTGATGGATGGAAATTTCTACAGATGATGGAAGAACATCAGATCTTTGTAGATGTCATTATTGTCTCTTCTTCCATAGACCCCAGAGAGAGGTTGAGGGCTAAATCCTTTATGTGTGTTAAGGATTTTTTTGTCAAACCATTGACTGCAGAAAAAGTAAAGCAGCTATTAGAAGATTAA
- a CDS encoding helix-turn-helix domain-containing protein has product MQEILSKKDIGDRIKDLRAINGHSQSLIAEVLNLSRSNYSQIELGNQYPTFHTLHKLARYYGKTYHWLIHGEEEEHSAAGCETANQIIQELEQTLKQFSSAVDKLAKELDLLKEKVH; this is encoded by the coding sequence ATGCAAGAAATTCTATCAAAGAAGGATATTGGGGACAGGATTAAAGACTTGAGGGCTATAAATGGTCATTCCCAGTCGTTAATTGCGGAGGTTCTTAATTTATCAAGAAGTAATTATTCTCAAATAGAACTTGGAAATCAGTACCCCACCTTTCATACGCTTCATAAACTGGCCAGGTATTATGGCAAAACCTACCATTGGCTGATTCATGGTGAAGAGGAGGAGCATTCAGCAGCGGGCTGTGAGACTGCAAACCAGATTATTCAGGAACTGGAGCAGACCTTAAAGCAATTCAGCAGTGCAGTAGATAAGCTAGCAAAGGAATTGGATCTACTGAAAGAGAAAGTCCACTAA
- the rpmA gene encoding 50S ribosomal protein L27, which yields MAHKKGAGSSRNGRESHSKRLGIKIFGGQVAISGNIIVRQRGTKHHPDKGVGIGKDHTLFALVDGTVIFKRNKTTNLMFLSCLFQ from the coding sequence ATGGCACACAAAAAAGGAGCCGGTAGTTCGAGAAACGGACGTGAATCGCATAGTAAACGCCTTGGTATCAAAATCTTTGGTGGACAGGTAGCAATCTCTGGAAACATCATCGTACGCCAACGCGGTACAAAACACCATCCTGATAAAGGAGTAGGTATTGGTAAAGACCATACTTTATTCGCTTTAGTTGATGGTACTGTAATCTTCAAAAGAAACAAGACAACAAATCTTATGTTTCTATCTTGCCTTTTCCAGTAG
- the rplU gene encoding 50S ribosomal protein L21, translating into MYAIVNIAGQQFKVAKDQHLFVHRLQGDEGASIEFDNVLLVEEDGKILVGAPTLKGASVSAKIVSHLKGDKVIVFKKKRRKGYKKKNGHRQYFTKIQISGISL; encoded by the coding sequence ATGTACGCAATAGTAAATATAGCAGGACAGCAATTCAAAGTTGCAAAAGACCAGCACCTTTTTGTACACCGTTTGCAAGGAGATGAAGGCGCTAGTATTGAATTTGACAATGTATTGTTGGTTGAAGAAGATGGTAAAATTCTTGTAGGTGCTCCTACTTTGAAAGGCGCTTCGGTTTCAGCTAAGATCGTGTCTCATTTAAAAGGTGATAAAGTAATCGTTTTCAAAAAGAAACGTAGAAAAGGTTACAAAAAGAAAAATGGTCACCGCCAGTACTTCACTAAAATCCAGATCTCTGGTATCAGTTTATAA